A single window of Carassius auratus strain Wakin chromosome 9, ASM336829v1, whole genome shotgun sequence DNA harbors:
- the tbccd1 gene encoding TBCC domain-containing protein 1 yields MDKYTACVWPRLEPFLIGVLPATPPSKFSMHYLRKMACYVRTRDGCFPRLGWHMWRHIACGKLQLAEELAWLYFETFDLLMPRSAEQRLEWAEALSQCCTPKELDRQRCKLSVDTLQFLLFLYLQQLNRISLRTSLIGEEWPSPRSRSPSSSSERDTKINSQNKNWDDQAHLTFIQTHLSELLELLAEPGQLSSSGQLLRDSQLTSEALESLSLLLEGSVSHSRTVHPIHKLLSRSPLQSQAGFSKLSRSYSLQQFQGFLHQALCLNPFGMSTCSESGKKLAWALQVEGTLKKAKIFRNAHMAPPGSRLLLMSQVCKQTLAKDSEKLNNANIKLHRCSEAFIYLLSPLRSVTLDKCRNSTVVLGPVGTSVHIQSCENVRLVCVAGRLTVGGSSHCTIHALTPTRPLLLPGNVSLTLGPFHTHYPTLEDHMASVGLAVVPNLWDQPLLFGAEGSATDTGCYRIQPPAEFYPLVIPFQMEGDNCEIPWGLPADYQKAMESREKTIEDWQKTVKEAHLNKVQRRQFQALVEQKFHEWLLETGQRQELDSLLPPALTPSTSVDHWPSSHTSNSGTTVLKEQQPEQAMGRAPTVC; encoded by the exons ATGGACAAATACACAGCATGTGTATGGCCACGTCTGGAGCCCTTCCTGATCGGGGTGCTTCCTGCCACACCCCCAAGCAAGTTCAGCATGCATTATCTGCGCAAGATGGCTTGTTATGTTCGGACACGGGACGGCTGCTTCCCCAGGCTTGGATGGCACATGTGGCGACACATCGCTTGTGGCAAACTGCAGCTGGCAGAGGAGCTTGCCTGGCTGTATTTTGAAACTTTTGATCTGTTGATGCCTCGTTCTGCAGAGCAGAGATTAGAATGGGCAGAAGCTCTGTCCCAGTGCTGCACTCCTAAGGAGCTTGACAGGCAGCGTTGTAAG CTGTCAGTGGACACTCTGCAATTTCTACTCTTCCTGTATCTACAGCAACTAAATCGAATATCTCTCCGCACCTCACTGATTGGAGAAGAGTGGCCTAGTCCCAGATCACGATCTCCCTCTTCCTCGTCTGAGAGAGACACCAAAATAAACTCCCAAAATAAG AACTGGGACGACCAGGCTCATCTTACTTTCATCCAGACACACTTGTCTGAGCTTTTGGAGTTGCTAGCGGAGCCAGGCCAGCTGAGCAGTTCAGGACAGCTCCTGCGTGACAGCCAGCTCACTTCAGAGGCCTTGGAAAGCCTCAGTTTGTTGCTGGAAGGATCTGTGAGCCATAGCCGTACCGTGCACCCAATCCACAAGCTCCTCAGCCGCTCGCCACTGCAGTCCCAGGCAGGATTCTCCAAACTCAGTCGCTCCTACTCTCTGCAGCAGTTCCAGGGGTTTCTGCATCAGGCCCTTTGCCTCAATCCCTTCGGCATGTCCACCTGCTCTGAGTCGGGAAAGAAACTGGCGTGGGCACTGCAAG tagAGGGCACCCTAAAGAAAGCCAAAATATTCAGAAATGCCCACATGGCTCCTCCGGGAAGTCGACTGTTGCTCATGTCGCAGGTTTGCAAGCAGACATTAGCCAAAGACTCTGAAAAGCTGAACAATGCCAACATCAAGCTCCACCGTTGCAGTGAGGCTTTCATCTACCTTCTCTCTCCTCTGAG ATCTGTGACCTTGGATAAGTGCAGGAACAGTACAGTGGTTCTCGGCCCGGTGGGGACCAGTGTCCACATTCAGAGCTGTGAGAATGTTCGTCTGGTGTGTGTGGCCGGCCGTCTGACCGTAGGCGGCTCTTCTCATTGTACAATCCATGCCCTCACCCCTACTCGACCCCTTCTCTTACCTGGGAATGTGTCTCTCACACTGGGCCCCTTCCACACACATTATCCCACTCTAGAGGACCACATGGCTAGTGTGGGCCTAGCTGTGGTTCCCAACTTATGGGACCAACCTCTGCTGTTTGGAGCCGAGGGTTCCGCTACAGACACTGGCTGCTACCGCATCCAGCCCCCTGCTGAGTTTTACCCGCTGGTGATACCCTTTCAAATGGAGGGGGATAACTGTGAGATCCCCTGGGGCCTGCCAGCGGACTACCAGAAGGCCATGGAGAGCCGAGAGAAGACGATAGAAGATTGGCAGAAGACTGTGAAGGAAGCACACCTAAACAA GGTCCAGAGGCGGCAGTTTCAGGCCTTAGTGGAGCAGAAGTTTCATGAGTGGTTGCTTGAGACGGGACAAAGACAAGAGCTTGACAGCCTCCTCCCTCCTGCTCTCACCCCTTCCACCTCTGTGGACCACTGGCCTTCCAGCCACACCTCCAACTCTGGAACAACTGTACTCAAAGAACAACAGCCTGAACAAGCAATGGGACGGGCGCCAACTGTTTGCTAA
- the LOC113108701 gene encoding gamma-crystallin S, translated as MGRIVFFEDKNFQGRRYECDSDCSDFHPYLSCCNSIRVESGAWVVYERPNYMGNRYLLTRGDYPEYLGWMGLNDCLSSCKLIRLTSGMQYKVQLYDKPDFTGQAIESTEDCPSVLERFRLREVHSCKVLDGYWIFYEHPNYRGHQYFLEKGNYRKPVEWGAVCPTVQSFRRFTE; from the exons ATGGGCAGG ATTGTGTTTTTCGAGGACAAAAACTTCCAGGGCCGCCGTTATGAATGTGACAGTGACTGCTCTGACTTCCATCCCTACCTGAGCTGCTGCAATTCTATTCGTGTGGAAAGTGGTGCCTGGGTGGTTTACGAGCGGCCCAACTACATGGGTAACCGCTATCTGCTAACCAGAGGAGACTATCCTGAATACCTGGGCTGGATGGGCCTCAATGACTGTCTCAGTTCCTGCAAGCTCATCCGCCTT ACAAGTGGAATGCAGTACAAGGTTCAGTTGTACGACAAGCCTGACTTCACAGGCCAGGCTATAGAGTCCACTGAAGACTGTCCATCTGTGCTGGAGAGGTTCCGTCTGAGAGAGGTCCATTCCTGCAAAGTTCTGGATGGTTACTGGATCTTCTACGAGCATCCCAACTACCGTGGCCACCAGTACTTCCTGGAGAAGGGCAACTACCGCAAACCAGTGGAGTGGGGTGCAGTCTGTCCCACCGTGCAGTCTTTCCGCCGCTTCACTGAGTGA
- the lcmt2 gene encoding tRNA wybutosine-synthesizing protein 4 isoform X1, producing the protein MPVNSRRSQGKDAAVQGTNDSSVVSKVSAAAQGYFHDDFQKHFVCKVSRRAPLINRGYYVRWKAVDYCLKQFFNATQSCSRRQILSLGAGFDSLYFRLHAEGALRGVTVFEVDFPEVARRKAALINSNTCLKDTLPDRETSSNQQTNAVFIRSGHYNLIGVDVRKEQEVEVTLSGAGLQWDAPTLVLSEVVLTYMETQWSDAVIGWAAKLLPQSVFVMYEQIHPDDPFGRVMQNHFLKLNSTIHALKQYPDTVAQTQRFIQKGWEKCVCLDMNKFYFDLILEDERQRVEGREPFDEFEEWNQKCSHYFILTASKGSTTNQALLTLPNVSSIPHMTPQWAEHPPLVIQPMCGSPSIEAIGMASAVLAPGIILLTGGFGRSGRDTAARVLIKEKDGWKCVCVEAHGDQVVSVYQTLTSIPGRGAVLFGGRTSPLNPTGSVVCVTFDPGNEQSQSAVQLSFRNMVCTGTGPKPRWRHTSTLICYKDKTFLFVFGGRTEKDPVLSDAHFLCLEDKHWTEMTVVGAVPEARHSHSACPYGGGLLIFGGLGKGGRPLCDAFYLRHTSSGFCWETKNLHPPPIPRYSHSAHVVNEKLVVVGGVWLQADGVPGVAVINLSTGSCVEIPLDTSSVPWPLMLHSFCSELLDSEGSEMVLIGGGGNCFSFGTHLNLHPVTVDLRQILCNSY; encoded by the exons ATGCCAGTCAACAGCCGGAGATCGCAAGGAAAAGATGCTGCT GTGCAGGGGACTAATGACAGCAGTGTGGTCAGTAAGGTGTCAGCCGCAGCACAGGGCTACTTCCACGATGATTTCCAGAAGCATTTTGTGTGCAAGGTGTCAAGAAGAGCTCCACTGATTAATAG AGGTTATTACGTGCGCTGGAAAGCAGTCGATTACTGTCTGAAACAGTTTTTCAATGCCACTCAATCCTGCTcgaggagacag ATTCTGTCACTTGGAGCTGGGTTTGACTCCTTGTATTTCCGGCTGCATGCAGAAGGAGCCCTTAGAGGCGTCACAGTTTTCGAGGTTGACTTTCCAGAAGTTGCCCGGCGCAAGGCTGCCTTGATCAATAGCAATACTTGCTTGAAGGACACGTTGCCAGATAGGGAGACTTCCTCAAATCAGCAGACAA ATGCTGTGTTCATCAGAAGTGGTCATTATAATCTGATTGGTGTGGATGTCAGGAAGGAGCAGGAGGTGGAGGTGACTCTGAGCGGAGCTGGACTACAGTGGGACGCTCCCACACTTGTCTTGTCAGAGGTCGTGCTGACTTATATGGAAACAcaatg GTCAGATGCTGTGATTGGCTGGGCTGCCAAGTTACTCCcacagtctgtgtttgtgatgtatgAACAGATCCACCCAGATGACCCGTTTGGCAGGGTCATGCAGAACCACTTTTTGAAGCTCAATTCTACCATACACGCTCTCAAACAATATCCAGACACTGTCGCTCAGACGCAGAGATTCATACAGAAG GGCTGGGAAAAATGTGTCTGTCTGGATATGAACAAGTTCTACTTTGACCTTATACTTGAAGATGAGAGGCAGAGAGTCGAGGGACGGGAGCCTTTTGATGAGTTTGAG GAATGGAACCAGAAATGTTCCCATTACTTCATCCTTACAGCCTCCAAAGGCTCTACGACCAATCAAGCACTTCTCACACTTCCGAATG TGTCCTCCATCCCTCACATGACTCCTCAGTGGGCCGAGCACCCTCCATTGGTTATTCAGCCCATGTGTGGGTCTCCGAGTATAGAGGCCATTGGTATGGCTTCTGCTGTTCTGGCACCTGGAATCATCTTACTCACTGGAGGCTTTGGGAGAAGTGGAAGAGACACAGCAGCGAGGGTCCTGATCAAAGAGAAGGATGGCTGGAAGTGTGTCTGTGTGGAAGCTCATGGAGATCAAG TGGTTAGTGTTTATCAGACGTTGACCTCTATCCCTGGACGTGGAGCCGTCCTCTTCGGTGGCAGAACTTCTCCACTCAATCCAACAGGCAGTGTGGTgtgtgtgacctttgaccctggtAACGAGCAATCCCAAAGTGCTGTACAGCTGTCATTTAGGAACATGGTTTGCACCGGCACTGGTCCAAAACCACGATGGCGACACACATCAACCTTGATATGCTATAAAG ATAAGACCTTTCTATTTGTGTTTGGAGGACGTACAGAGAAGGATCCAGTTCTAAGTGATGCACATTTCCTGTGTTTGGAGGACAAACACTGGACTGAG ATGACAGTTGTTGGTGCTGTTCCGGAAGCCCGTCATTCCCATTCTGCTTGCCCCTATGGAGGGGGGCTTTTAATATTTGGAGGTTTGGGGAAAGGTGGCAGACCTCTCTGTGATGCTTTCTACCTGAGACACACATCATCAGGTTTCTGTTGGGAGACAAAGAATTTACATCCACCCCCAATTCCCAG ATATTCTCACTCAGCCCATGTAGTAAATGAGAAGTTGGTTGTGGTTGGTGGAGTTTGGCTTCAGGCTGATGGAGTACCAGGAGTTGCTGTAATAAATCTGAGCACTGGGAGCTGTGTGGAGATCCCGCTGGATACT tcatcTGTGCCTTGGCCTTTGATGTTGCATTCATTCTGCTCTGAGCTGCTGGACTCTGAGGGGTCTGAGATGGTGCTCATTGGTGGAGGTGGAAATTGTTTCTCATTTGGAACTCACCTCAATCTCCACCCCGTAACTGTAGATCTAAGACAAATACTTTGCAATTCATATTAG
- the lcmt2 gene encoding tRNA wybutosine-synthesizing protein 4 isoform X2, which yields MPVNSRRSQGKDAAGTNDSSVVSKVSAAAQGYFHDDFQKHFVCKVSRRAPLINRGYYVRWKAVDYCLKQFFNATQSCSRRQILSLGAGFDSLYFRLHAEGALRGVTVFEVDFPEVARRKAALINSNTCLKDTLPDRETSSNQQTNAVFIRSGHYNLIGVDVRKEQEVEVTLSGAGLQWDAPTLVLSEVVLTYMETQWSDAVIGWAAKLLPQSVFVMYEQIHPDDPFGRVMQNHFLKLNSTIHALKQYPDTVAQTQRFIQKGWEKCVCLDMNKFYFDLILEDERQRVEGREPFDEFEEWNQKCSHYFILTASKGSTTNQALLTLPNVSSIPHMTPQWAEHPPLVIQPMCGSPSIEAIGMASAVLAPGIILLTGGFGRSGRDTAARVLIKEKDGWKCVCVEAHGDQVVSVYQTLTSIPGRGAVLFGGRTSPLNPTGSVVCVTFDPGNEQSQSAVQLSFRNMVCTGTGPKPRWRHTSTLICYKDKTFLFVFGGRTEKDPVLSDAHFLCLEDKHWTEMTVVGAVPEARHSHSACPYGGGLLIFGGLGKGGRPLCDAFYLRHTSSGFCWETKNLHPPPIPRYSHSAHVVNEKLVVVGGVWLQADGVPGVAVINLSTGSCVEIPLDTSSVPWPLMLHSFCSELLDSEGSEMVLIGGGGNCFSFGTHLNLHPVTVDLRQILCNSY from the exons ATGCCAGTCAACAGCCGGAGATCGCAAGGAAAAGATGCTGCT GGGACTAATGACAGCAGTGTGGTCAGTAAGGTGTCAGCCGCAGCACAGGGCTACTTCCACGATGATTTCCAGAAGCATTTTGTGTGCAAGGTGTCAAGAAGAGCTCCACTGATTAATAG AGGTTATTACGTGCGCTGGAAAGCAGTCGATTACTGTCTGAAACAGTTTTTCAATGCCACTCAATCCTGCTcgaggagacag ATTCTGTCACTTGGAGCTGGGTTTGACTCCTTGTATTTCCGGCTGCATGCAGAAGGAGCCCTTAGAGGCGTCACAGTTTTCGAGGTTGACTTTCCAGAAGTTGCCCGGCGCAAGGCTGCCTTGATCAATAGCAATACTTGCTTGAAGGACACGTTGCCAGATAGGGAGACTTCCTCAAATCAGCAGACAA ATGCTGTGTTCATCAGAAGTGGTCATTATAATCTGATTGGTGTGGATGTCAGGAAGGAGCAGGAGGTGGAGGTGACTCTGAGCGGAGCTGGACTACAGTGGGACGCTCCCACACTTGTCTTGTCAGAGGTCGTGCTGACTTATATGGAAACAcaatg GTCAGATGCTGTGATTGGCTGGGCTGCCAAGTTACTCCcacagtctgtgtttgtgatgtatgAACAGATCCACCCAGATGACCCGTTTGGCAGGGTCATGCAGAACCACTTTTTGAAGCTCAATTCTACCATACACGCTCTCAAACAATATCCAGACACTGTCGCTCAGACGCAGAGATTCATACAGAAG GGCTGGGAAAAATGTGTCTGTCTGGATATGAACAAGTTCTACTTTGACCTTATACTTGAAGATGAGAGGCAGAGAGTCGAGGGACGGGAGCCTTTTGATGAGTTTGAG GAATGGAACCAGAAATGTTCCCATTACTTCATCCTTACAGCCTCCAAAGGCTCTACGACCAATCAAGCACTTCTCACACTTCCGAATG TGTCCTCCATCCCTCACATGACTCCTCAGTGGGCCGAGCACCCTCCATTGGTTATTCAGCCCATGTGTGGGTCTCCGAGTATAGAGGCCATTGGTATGGCTTCTGCTGTTCTGGCACCTGGAATCATCTTACTCACTGGAGGCTTTGGGAGAAGTGGAAGAGACACAGCAGCGAGGGTCCTGATCAAAGAGAAGGATGGCTGGAAGTGTGTCTGTGTGGAAGCTCATGGAGATCAAG TGGTTAGTGTTTATCAGACGTTGACCTCTATCCCTGGACGTGGAGCCGTCCTCTTCGGTGGCAGAACTTCTCCACTCAATCCAACAGGCAGTGTGGTgtgtgtgacctttgaccctggtAACGAGCAATCCCAAAGTGCTGTACAGCTGTCATTTAGGAACATGGTTTGCACCGGCACTGGTCCAAAACCACGATGGCGACACACATCAACCTTGATATGCTATAAAG ATAAGACCTTTCTATTTGTGTTTGGAGGACGTACAGAGAAGGATCCAGTTCTAAGTGATGCACATTTCCTGTGTTTGGAGGACAAACACTGGACTGAG ATGACAGTTGTTGGTGCTGTTCCGGAAGCCCGTCATTCCCATTCTGCTTGCCCCTATGGAGGGGGGCTTTTAATATTTGGAGGTTTGGGGAAAGGTGGCAGACCTCTCTGTGATGCTTTCTACCTGAGACACACATCATCAGGTTTCTGTTGGGAGACAAAGAATTTACATCCACCCCCAATTCCCAG ATATTCTCACTCAGCCCATGTAGTAAATGAGAAGTTGGTTGTGGTTGGTGGAGTTTGGCTTCAGGCTGATGGAGTACCAGGAGTTGCTGTAATAAATCTGAGCACTGGGAGCTGTGTGGAGATCCCGCTGGATACT tcatcTGTGCCTTGGCCTTTGATGTTGCATTCATTCTGCTCTGAGCTGCTGGACTCTGAGGGGTCTGAGATGGTGCTCATTGGTGGAGGTGGAAATTGTTTCTCATTTGGAACTCACCTCAATCTCCACCCCGTAACTGTAGATCTAAGACAAATACTTTGCAATTCATATTAG